One Pelobates fuscus isolate aPelFus1 chromosome 8, aPelFus1.pri, whole genome shotgun sequence genomic window carries:
- the NT5M gene encoding 5'(3')-deoxyribonucleotidase, mitochondrial isoform X2 has protein sequence MSSGLRHCTPRNSATAAGPRRLRVLVDMDGVLADFEGGFLKKYQSRYPSEPYIELEDRRGFWVSEQYENLKPGLREKALSIWEAKNFFLDLDPIEGAVEAVKEMSKLTNTDVFICTSPIKRYQYCPYEKYAWVDKHLGHEFLEQIVLTRDKTVVSADLLIDDRPDINGAEPNPTWEHILFTACHNKHLLLTPPSRCLLSWKDDWKGILDSKRSELNSTHQ, from the exons ATGTCCTCCGGCCTTCGTCACTGCACGCCGCGCAACTCCGCCACCGCCGCTGGCCCCAGGCGCCTGCGTGTGCTGGTAGATATGGACGGGGTGCTTGCAGACTTTGAAGGGGGCTTTCTGAAGAAGTACCAAAGCCGCTACCCCAGTGAGCCATACATTGAATTGGAAGACCGCCGAGGATTCTGGGTATCAGAACAATATGAAAATCTCAAGCCAGGGTTACGC GAGAAAGCCCTCAGTATCTGGGAGGCAAAGAACTTCTTTTTAGACCTGGATCCGATTGAGGGTGCGGTGGAGGCGGTGAAAGAAATGTCCAAATTGACCAA TACCGATGTCTTCATATGTACCAGCCCTATAAAACGCTATCAGTACTGCCCGTATGAGAAG TATGCCTGGGTGGACAAACATCTTGGACACGAGTTTCTGGAACAAATAGTTCTGACCCGAGATAAAACGGTGGTTTCCGCTGACCTTCTGATCGATGACCGTCCAGACATTAATG GTGCTGAGCCAAACCCGACGTGGGAACATATACTTTTTACTGCCTGTCACAACAAACACCTCCTGCTGACACCGCCAAGCAGATGTCTTCTGTCTTGGAAAGACGACTGGAAAGGGATTCTGGACAGTAAGAGGTCTGAGTTAAACTCCACGCACCAATAA
- the NT5M gene encoding 5'(3')-deoxyribonucleotidase, mitochondrial isoform X1 encodes MISVPNLLRRGCAMSSGLRHCTPRNSATAAGPRRLRVLVDMDGVLADFEGGFLKKYQSRYPSEPYIELEDRRGFWVSEQYENLKPGLREKALSIWEAKNFFLDLDPIEGAVEAVKEMSKLTNTDVFICTSPIKRYQYCPYEKYAWVDKHLGHEFLEQIVLTRDKTVVSADLLIDDRPDINGAEPNPTWEHILFTACHNKHLLLTPPSRCLLSWKDDWKGILDSKRSELNSTHQ; translated from the exons ATGATATCCGTACCCAATCTGCTCCGCAGGGGCTGCGCAATGTCCTCCGGCCTTCGTCACTGCACGCCGCGCAACTCCGCCACCGCCGCTGGCCCCAGGCGCCTGCGTGTGCTGGTAGATATGGACGGGGTGCTTGCAGACTTTGAAGGGGGCTTTCTGAAGAAGTACCAAAGCCGCTACCCCAGTGAGCCATACATTGAATTGGAAGACCGCCGAGGATTCTGGGTATCAGAACAATATGAAAATCTCAAGCCAGGGTTACGC GAGAAAGCCCTCAGTATCTGGGAGGCAAAGAACTTCTTTTTAGACCTGGATCCGATTGAGGGTGCGGTGGAGGCGGTGAAAGAAATGTCCAAATTGACCAA TACCGATGTCTTCATATGTACCAGCCCTATAAAACGCTATCAGTACTGCCCGTATGAGAAG TATGCCTGGGTGGACAAACATCTTGGACACGAGTTTCTGGAACAAATAGTTCTGACCCGAGATAAAACGGTGGTTTCCGCTGACCTTCTGATCGATGACCGTCCAGACATTAATG GTGCTGAGCCAAACCCGACGTGGGAACATATACTTTTTACTGCCTGTCACAACAAACACCTCCTGCTGACACCGCCAAGCAGATGTCTTCTGTCTTGGAAAGACGACTGGAAAGGGATTCTGGACAGTAAGAGGTCTGAGTTAAACTCCACGCACCAATAA